The genomic window TTGCCAATCATCGGGCACGGGAACAGGGAGATACCGCCGGTGGAGCTCAAAGCTCACGGGGGCACCATTGCTGCGGGTGGGAAGACGCTGATTCCAGGAGACACGGCTGGGATCAAAATGCTGCGGTCCGATGCGCCGAATCAGCGTGCGATCCAGAAGGGATCCGTCGCTGTCCTCGACAGCGCCTGTTAACTGGCGCAGGGACCTCAGCATCTTGTCGCGCCGATCAGCACTCAGGGCAGTCTCAACCATGCGCGCGTAAGCGTGATGCATGGAGCTGCGGCCGGCGCTGTTAACACCACCAAAACTGACGATAACGGGTAGAGCTTGTCCCACGGGTGTCCCTGCATGCAAAGGCAATGAACGCAGTGTAGGCAGCCCTACCCCTTTATCTGTATCCTATAAACGTCAATTTATTTATATAAACAGCCATAATCGACCACGAACGGCCATACAACGCCATGCCCACCGCCGCCCTGATTCTCTACCCCGAAGCTCTGGCCACCAGCGTCACCCTGCCGGCGGAGATACTTCGCGCTGCCGCTCAGATGTCGCGAACAGTACGCGGGCGCGGTTTGGACGCCGACATTCAGCTCCTGGGGCTCCACGGCGAGTCATCGGTCACCCTCGATTCGGGACTTTGCCTGGGCCTCGACGGAGACCTGTCGGATCTGAAGTTTTGCGACCTCCTGATTCTGCCGGCAATCTGGCGACACCCCCGTCGCGTGCTACGGCGTGCCGCAGACTGGTTACCCCGGGTGCAGGAGCTCCATGCGCGGGGCAGCAGTATCTGCAGCGTAGGCACGGCCAGCGCGCTCCTCGCGGAGACAGGGCTTTTAGACGGAAGACCAGCGACGACGCACTGGCATGACTTCGATCGCTTTGAGCGAAGCTATCCTCTCGTGGACCTCAAACGCCGACATCTGATTACCCAGAGTGAGCGCCTGTACTGCGTGGGCAGCGTCAACTCCATCGGTGACTTTATGGTGCACTACGTGGAACAGCATTACGGCGAGCGCATCGCCCGCGCCGTGGAGACGCAGTTCTCACCCGAGGCCCGCCAGTCCTTTGAGACGGCCGCGTTTCTTCAGGAGTCCTCCGGCGCCCATCACGATGCACTGATCCGCGATGCTCAGGATCATATGCAGATGCACCCTGGCGCGCCCCACAGCGTGGAGAGTCTGGCGGCCCTGAGCGGCTTATC from Congregibacter litoralis KT71 includes these protein-coding regions:
- a CDS encoding GlxA family transcriptional regulator codes for the protein MPTAALILYPEALATSVTLPAEILRAAAQMSRTVRGRGLDADIQLLGLHGESSVTLDSGLCLGLDGDLSDLKFCDLLILPAIWRHPRRVLRRAADWLPRVQELHARGSSICSVGTASALLAETGLLDGRPATTHWHDFDRFERSYPLVDLKRRHLITQSERLYCVGSVNSIGDFMVHYVEQHYGERIARAVETQFSPEARQSFETAAFLQESSGAHHDALIRDAQDHMQMHPGAPHSVESLAALSGLSPRSFGRRFRKATGETPIRYLQNLRIREARALLQHSDLPLADIAWRCGFSSPSRFSQAFRSTTDLSPRAFREAVRGKRFVTTTAVSPPRTTGDQT